GGTATGAAGATGTTTATAATCGCTGTGCGGAGCAAGGTGTTAATTGCTTGGGTGCATCGGAGCAAAACAACTTTGGCCAACTAGCAACCTCCCTGTTTGCTGGAAAACTTTCTTCACCAATGGTGGTAATTCGAATGACCAAAGCCTATGACTTTTCATTTAATGGGGCTTGGCCACGGTCATTTAAGGCCTTTCTTTATCGGCAGCAGAATTACCATCAAATTTTGCATGATCTTTATGGTGATTATCTTAATCCATTACTAATTAAGGAGCATCGAAACCTCGTTTCCTTTCTGGATGGACAAGTAACGGGTGAACGGGCAAATGCGAATAAACTTTTAGGAAACAAGTTAGATCTACTCCTGCGAGTTATACTACCAGATGCAGAGAATGCAATGTTTCCACATTTAGTAAAGGATATAATCAGGGGCGTATTTTTGTGGCAGCGTACCTATTTGTTGATTTTAGGTTGCGACACATTAAGGAATATAACCAGTGCGGGAATGGAGGTTGAAATAGTTCATGAAAGGGCTATTCCGCTTGGTTCTGGTTCTATATTATTCAAAGTTGCTCGAATCAGCTGTATGGGAGAGAGATGGTTCGTACCCGTACTGCCCGATTTTTCGGAGTTAGACATACTCCCGGCGCAACTGTTCACTCTTCGAAAGCAAGTAAACTCAACGCTTGCCGACCTTGAAATGACCCACGCATCAAAAAGGCTGATAAAACAACTTATGAAATCCTAACCCCTAACCCATATACCTATGTTTGCAGAAGCCTCAAAAAAAAGCCGCAGCTCAGTTTGCAAGTTGCACTTTTATAACGACAAGGGAATAGTTGTTGATACTCTTAGTGGATTTAAGGTAAATAATTCGTTAGTAACTGCGGAGGAGGCTTTTTTCATCAAAAAAGCGGTGAGTGTAACCATTACTTTTTGCGGTGATACTTACCAAAGTATTCTGGCCAGCCTTGAAATTCCATACAAGGAGTTCGTAAGCAATTTTGGTATTGGCCTTCGAGGAAATGAGGAAGGATATGCAGTGTTTAATATTGACTTGCCTGAATTTGAGCATGTTCCAAGTTTAGCGTTTGACGAGAGTAGCGAGATACCGTTGGGTCATGAGTTGCTATTCCTAGGTTACCAAGAGGGATTGCCATGTCAAACCATGAAAAAGGTATTTGTTTCTTCATCCTTTAAAAATGCATTTGGTCGCATGACCCTTGTTTTGGATGGAAACTTTGGTTACGGTAATTCTGGTGGACCAATTATCGACCCACATACTGGAAAGGTTATTGGTATTGTTAATCGTAGAATTACTGCCTCAGCAAAGTACTTCGAGCGGTTGATCAATACAGTCAACGAGAATATTAAAATGTTAAAAAAGATTGAAGGTCGATTTAGTATTGATGATGTTGACCCCATTCAAGTATTGGTAGTAAACCAAAACCAACTTAAACTATTAGCAAAAAACATTTATCTACATTCAAATAGTGCACAAGCCTTCGCTATTCTTCCTGAACCGTTGATTGGCTACTTTCAACGCTCGGAGGAGGACGTTAGCGTGAAGCAAAAAATCAAAATAACAGTTCTTGAAGAGATGTAAAGGCTTTAGCCCCCAAATGGGGGCTTTTTTATTATGTTGACAAATAGTTTAAAATATGTTTTATAGCTATGCACTCTATTAATGGTTTATGTTTTGATTGCTACATTTGCAGGATAAATGAAATTATTGGAGGGTTTAGCCATGGAGATAAAACGAATTGAAGAATTTATTCGGGAGATTGAACTTTTTCGCGGTCTAACCGATGAAGAGTTTGCAATTCTTGCCCAGAAGGTGGTTGAGAAAAGCTACAAGGTGGGAGAACTCCTTTTCCATGAAAATGGACGGAGGGAGGATATCTTTGTAATTAAAGAGGGCCGCGTGGAGTTGTTCAAAACCAATGCTTATGGTGTGGAAACGCGCTTGGCATATTTTGGAAAGGGTGACTTTTTGGGTGAAGGTTCTTGGGCCAGCGATTCACCACACTCAACTTCCTCAAGGGCGCTGGAACCTACCATAGTTTATAGTATTAATCGGGATTTTTTCTCAAATAATGCTTCTACATCCCTTAAGATTTTTTCCAACATTGCCAGAGTTATCTCACGTCGGATGCGAAATGCAAATGTCCGCATGGTATCCTCTGCTGCACAATACGAGTCGGGGAGAACTCGCAGAGAACATGACCTTCTTGGTGAGAGAGATGTCCCATTTGAATATTACTACGGCGTTCAAACTTTGCGCGCTCTTGAAAATTTCAATATTAGCGGTGTTACACTAAACTTTTATCCAGCGTTGATCGAGGCACTTGCTAAGGTTAAGCAGGCAGCTGCATTAGCTAATAATGAGTTAGGACTAATGGAGGATGATGTTACCAAAGCCATTGTTCAAGCTTGCGAGGAAATTTGTGACGGGAAATATCACTACCATTTTGTAGTGGATATGATTCAGGGAGGAGCAGGAACCTCTACCAATATGAATGCAAACGAGGTTATCGCTAACCGTGCGTTGGAAATACTGGGTCACGAAAAGGGCCAATACCAGTTTTGTCATCCCAATAATCACGTAAATCTTTCCCAATCGACAAACGACGCCTATCCAACTTCTGTTAAGATTGCACTCATCAGCAGTAATAAAAAGTTGGTGGAGGTTTTGAAACTTTTGATAGAATCATTTAGAAATAAGGCAACGGAATTTGCCCACATAATAAAAATGGGACGCACCCAGTTGCAGGATGCTGTTCCTATGACCCTGGGCCAAGGATTCGAGGCTTATGCAGTTACCCTATCTGAAGAAATTGAGCGTCTAGAACAAAATGTTAAGCTCTTTCTTGAGGTTAATATGGGCGCAACGGCAATAGGAACTGGCATAAATTCAGATCCCGACTACGCAGATATGGTAATTGCTCATCTCAGAACGGTTACTGGATTGCCAATTGTCAACTCACCAAACCTTGTGGAGGCGACTCAAGATACTGGGGCTTTTATAATGTATTCGGCTGCAGTTAAGAGATTGGCTGTGAAGTTGAGTAAAATTTGCAACGACCTTCGACTACTTTCGTCCGGACCAAGAACAGGTATAAATGAAATAAATTTGCCTCCCATGCAGCCTGGCTCTTCTATCATGCCTGGCAAAGTAAATCCTGTGATTCCAGAAGTAGTAAACCAAATTGCCTTTAAGGTAATTGGTAACGACCTAACGGTTACTCTTGCAGCAGAAGCTGGTCAGCTGGAACTCAATGTTATGGAGCCGGTGATAGTGCAAAGCATTTTTGAAAGCATCGAAATGCTTAAGAATGGGATGATGACCCTTAAGTATCGCTGCATTGATGGTATTACTGCTAACGAAGAGCGCTGCCGTGAGTTAGTTTACCACAGCATTGGACTGGTTACGGCACTTAACCCTTATCTGGGGTATGAAATTAGTACTATGTTGGCCAAAGAGGCACTTGCTTCTAACCGAAGCGTGTATGAGTTAGTTTTGGAAAAAAATCTGATGTCGAAGGAAGAGTTGGATAATGTTCTTGCTCCTGAAAATATGATTAAACCGCGCAAGATGACTCCAAAGAAATAAAGATAACCTAATAAACAAAAAATGGAGTGGCTTTTGCTACTCCATTTTTTTTAGTCCTCGTCGAGCGATTCTACAATTTTCTTTACCTCATCCTCGGTATGGCGCAGCTTTTCTTTGCATAACTTGATTAAAAAAGCCACGCGGTCAACGTAGGCAGACAGCTCAT
This window of the Williamwhitmania sp. genome carries:
- a CDS encoding serine protease, translated to MFAEASKKSRSSVCKLHFYNDKGIVVDTLSGFKVNNSLVTAEEAFFIKKAVSVTITFCGDTYQSILASLEIPYKEFVSNFGIGLRGNEEGYAVFNIDLPEFEHVPSLAFDESSEIPLGHELLFLGYQEGLPCQTMKKVFVSSSFKNAFGRMTLVLDGNFGYGNSGGPIIDPHTGKVIGIVNRRITASAKYFERLINTVNENIKMLKKIEGRFSIDDVDPIQVLVVNQNQLKLLAKNIYLHSNSAQAFAILPEPLIGYFQRSEEDVSVKQKIKITVLEEM
- the aspA gene encoding aspartate ammonia-lyase, with the protein product MKLLEGLAMEIKRIEEFIREIELFRGLTDEEFAILAQKVVEKSYKVGELLFHENGRREDIFVIKEGRVELFKTNAYGVETRLAYFGKGDFLGEGSWASDSPHSTSSRALEPTIVYSINRDFFSNNASTSLKIFSNIARVISRRMRNANVRMVSSAAQYESGRTRREHDLLGERDVPFEYYYGVQTLRALENFNISGVTLNFYPALIEALAKVKQAAALANNELGLMEDDVTKAIVQACEEICDGKYHYHFVVDMIQGGAGTSTNMNANEVIANRALEILGHEKGQYQFCHPNNHVNLSQSTNDAYPTSVKIALISSNKKLVEVLKLLIESFRNKATEFAHIIKMGRTQLQDAVPMTLGQGFEAYAVTLSEEIERLEQNVKLFLEVNMGATAIGTGINSDPDYADMVIAHLRTVTGLPIVNSPNLVEATQDTGAFIMYSAAVKRLAVKLSKICNDLRLLSSGPRTGINEINLPPMQPGSSIMPGKVNPVIPEVVNQIAFKVIGNDLTVTLAAEAGQLELNVMEPVIVQSIFESIEMLKNGMMTLKYRCIDGITANEERCRELVYHSIGLVTALNPYLGYEISTMLAKEALASNRSVYELVLEKNLMSKEELDNVLAPENMIKPRKMTPKK
- the xseB gene encoding exodeoxyribonuclease VII small subunit, translated to MTKKNITYKEAVAEIEVIMAKMESDELDVDELSAYVDRVAFLIKLCKEKLRHTEDEVKKIVESLDED